In the Aneurinibacillus soli genome, one interval contains:
- a CDS encoding PepSY domain-containing protein, giving the protein MGNILENRTIEENFFEIAQDFQSKLDIIQSSHKIEINILKENVEHLNQHLIQIQELLKKDKNKKMNISINWYKFFRTSHLYIGLSTSILMIIVCIAGLIFRHPTLFGISTTISSLNSGMFIIGNYKIDFTFLVDIMAITLLYLIGSGIGMWYYPKMLKKRKEKIKKEMKKVA; this is encoded by the coding sequence ATGGGGAATATTTTAGAGAACAGGACGATTGAAGAAAATTTTTTTGAAATTGCACAAGATTTTCAAAGTAAATTAGACATCATTCAATCTTCCCATAAAATAGAAATCAACATTCTTAAAGAAAACGTTGAACATTTAAATCAACATCTTATTCAAATCCAAGAGCTGCTAAAAAAAGATAAAAATAAAAAAATGAATATATCAATTAATTGGTATAAATTTTTTAGAACTTCACATCTTTATATCGGGTTAAGCACTTCTATTTTAATGATAATCGTTTGTATTGCAGGTCTTATCTTTAGACACCCAACTTTATTTGGAATTAGCACAACAATCTCAAGTTTAAATTCGGGGATGTTTATTATTGGGAATTATAAAATAGACTTTACTTTCTTAGTGGATATAATGGCTATCACTTTACTATATTTAATAGGTAGTGGCATCGGAATGTGGTATTATCCTAAAATGTTGAAAAAACGAAAAGAAAAAATTAAAAAAGAGATGAAAAAGGTAGCGTAG
- a CDS encoding helix-turn-helix transcriptional regulator, whose product MSEIELTKRQEHIVEIVKGEGPITGEQIAERLSLTRATLRPDLAILTMAGFLDARPRVGYFYTGKDSNQLIKEEVSRKIVKDYKAPPIIIQESSSVYDAICTLFLEDVGTLFVVNSKNHLAGVVSRKDLLRAALGKQNLEDMPVSIIMTRMPNIVVSLPEDSLLDAAKKLIDYQIDSLPVVRPVQDGSRSAYEVVGRVTKTTITRGFVEFGNEVSV is encoded by the coding sequence GTGAGCGAGATCGAACTCACAAAAAGACAGGAACATATTGTCGAGATTGTAAAAGGCGAGGGGCCGATTACAGGGGAGCAAATTGCGGAGCGGCTATCGCTTACGCGGGCGACACTGCGGCCGGACCTGGCGATTTTGACGATGGCCGGATTTCTGGATGCACGCCCGCGTGTCGGATATTTTTATACCGGAAAAGACAGCAACCAGTTGATTAAAGAAGAGGTCAGCCGTAAAATCGTGAAAGACTATAAAGCACCTCCGATTATCATTCAAGAATCTAGCTCCGTATATGATGCGATCTGTACACTGTTTCTCGAAGATGTCGGTACGCTGTTTGTCGTAAACAGCAAAAATCATCTGGCTGGGGTTGTCTCTCGTAAAGACTTGCTTCGCGCCGCACTAGGGAAGCAAAACCTTGAAGATATGCCAGTCAGTATTATCATGACCCGGATGCCAAATATTGTGGTTAGCCTGCCGGAAGATAGCCTGCTTGACGCGGCCAAGAAGTTGATTGACTACCAGATTGATTCCCTGCCGGTTGTCCGTCCGGTACAGGATGGTAGCCGAAGCGCATATGAAGTAGTAGGACGGGTGACGAAGACGACAATCACACGCGGCTTTGTGGAGTTTGGCAATGAAGTCAGCGTGTAA
- the dnaG gene encoding DNA primase — protein sequence MAGRIPEEIIEQVRTKSDIVDVIGQYVHLKKTGRNYFGLCPFHSEKSPSFAVHPDKQLFRCYGCGEAGNVLSFVMKVEGLEFPEAVRQLGSRVGIEVPHQQDRPEDDRIRRKKDTMLSAHDFAAKLYHHLLRNTDHGENARNYLLNRQIQLATIEEFALGYSPDSWNTLLYQLEKREYPLPLMEEAGLLSRSENGERLFDKFRGRVMFPIHDSQGQVVAFGARALGDAQPKYLNSPETPLFNKSQLLFNLHRARTSIRKQQEAVLFEGYVDVISAWQAGIQNGVASLGTSLTEQQARIIRRNSEHVTICYDSDQAGTLAAFKAADLLEKAGCFVKVAQMPGGMDPDDYIRKYGGERFRNDILLHASSVMAFRLQVIRSRYALSDETERMQYIHEALTEISHLPSAVERDHYMRQLAEEFHLSLDALKLEQKKVFKTQKKTNNRDNLKEGWNNSIDNSRHVAAKPLLPAYLTAEKHLLALMMQSAEITEQVQAQIGADFAVDDHVALAAHLYRYYAQGYDSDTARFVSFLQDRRLIDRASELALLDVDASTVTARQLADYVRQVLTYPKRMQIEELNREKNTQERAGNALAAARIGMEIIRLQQSLK from the coding sequence ATGGCTGGACGAATTCCGGAAGAGATCATTGAACAGGTACGCACGAAGAGCGACATTGTAGATGTGATTGGACAGTATGTTCATCTGAAGAAGACTGGACGCAATTATTTCGGTCTCTGTCCATTCCATTCTGAGAAAAGTCCTTCCTTTGCGGTACATCCTGATAAGCAGCTGTTCCGTTGTTATGGATGTGGAGAGGCGGGGAATGTTCTTTCTTTTGTCATGAAAGTAGAAGGTCTGGAGTTCCCAGAAGCGGTGCGTCAGCTAGGGAGTCGGGTTGGAATTGAGGTTCCGCACCAGCAGGACAGACCTGAAGATGACCGAATACGGCGCAAGAAAGACACGATGCTTTCCGCCCACGATTTTGCAGCGAAGCTGTACCATCATCTTTTACGGAATACGGATCATGGTGAGAACGCACGAAATTATCTCTTGAACAGACAGATACAACTTGCTACAATTGAAGAGTTTGCTTTAGGGTACAGCCCGGATAGCTGGAACACGCTTCTGTACCAGCTTGAGAAGCGTGAATACCCTCTGCCTCTAATGGAGGAAGCCGGCCTTCTCAGTCGCAGTGAGAACGGTGAACGGTTATTTGATAAATTCCGGGGGCGCGTCATGTTCCCGATTCATGATTCGCAGGGACAGGTTGTGGCATTTGGCGCTCGTGCGCTTGGTGATGCCCAGCCGAAATACTTGAACAGTCCGGAAACACCATTGTTTAACAAAAGCCAGCTTTTGTTTAATCTGCATCGCGCCAGGACTTCTATTCGGAAGCAGCAGGAAGCGGTGCTGTTTGAAGGATATGTCGATGTCATATCAGCGTGGCAGGCCGGCATTCAAAATGGGGTTGCGTCTCTTGGAACATCCCTTACAGAACAGCAGGCTCGAATTATACGGCGAAATAGCGAACACGTCACGATCTGTTATGATTCGGATCAGGCGGGGACCCTCGCAGCATTCAAGGCGGCTGATCTTCTCGAGAAAGCAGGCTGCTTTGTAAAAGTTGCCCAGATGCCCGGCGGGATGGACCCGGATGACTATATTCGCAAATATGGCGGAGAACGATTCCGTAATGATATTCTGCTACATGCTTCTTCGGTCATGGCATTTCGGCTGCAGGTGATTCGCAGTCGCTATGCGCTTTCGGATGAGACTGAACGGATGCAGTATATTCATGAAGCGCTCACGGAGATTTCACATCTTCCGAGTGCGGTTGAGCGTGACCACTACATGCGGCAGCTTGCTGAAGAATTCCATCTCTCTCTGGATGCACTTAAACTTGAACAAAAGAAAGTGTTCAAAACGCAAAAAAAGACCAATAACAGGGATAATCTCAAAGAGGGATGGAATAATAGTATAGATAATAGCAGACATGTGGCGGCAAAGCCGCTTCTGCCGGCGTATTTGACTGCAGAGAAACACTTGCTAGCGCTTATGATGCAGAGTGCAGAGATTACCGAGCAGGTACAGGCTCAGATCGGGGCGGATTTTGCAGTGGACGATCACGTAGCACTGGCTGCACATCTGTACCGCTATTACGCTCAAGGATATGATTCCGATACAGCTCGTTTTGTCTCGTTCTTACAGGACAGGCGGCTGATTGACCGGGCTTCTGAACTGGCCCTGCTCGATGTGGACGCTTCGACTGTCACAGCCCGGCAGCTTGCTGATTACGTACGGCAGGTGCTTACGTATCCAAAACGGATGCAGATAGAGGAATTAAACAGGGAAAAAAACACACAAGAACGTGCGGGTAACGCACTTGCGGCGGCACGGATCGGAATGGAAATCATCCGTCTGCAGCAATCTCTAAAATAA
- a CDS encoding tRNA (adenine(22)-N(1))-methyltransferase: MIEISQRLQRIGDRVEHGSRVADIGSDHAYLPTYLIQQGIAASCIAGEVNKGPWQSAARQIQSAGLTDRIEARLGDGLAVLEPGEVDVVCISGMGGSLIASILGAGEAKLVGVRQLILQPNVAAPLVRRWLMEHGWQLVAEDILEEDGIIYEILEARPGDPMLPYEDSTRTPADLVEIGPHLWHKKSPVLHKKWSLECAKLRMVLDQMTKAKSAEAESRREEMEKRLNWMEEMLACMQTDSV; encoded by the coding sequence ATGATTGAGATTTCACAGCGATTACAACGGATTGGCGATCGAGTGGAGCATGGAAGCCGCGTGGCTGACATTGGCTCTGACCACGCGTATCTGCCGACTTATTTAATACAGCAGGGGATTGCCGCTTCCTGCATTGCAGGTGAGGTAAATAAAGGGCCGTGGCAGTCTGCCGCACGCCAGATACAATCAGCAGGACTGACAGACCGGATCGAAGCCCGCCTTGGGGACGGGCTGGCTGTGCTTGAACCAGGAGAAGTAGACGTGGTGTGCATCTCCGGCATGGGTGGAAGTCTAATTGCCTCGATTCTTGGAGCGGGGGAAGCGAAGCTTGTTGGTGTCAGACAGCTCATATTGCAGCCAAATGTCGCAGCTCCCCTTGTGCGCCGCTGGCTGATGGAGCACGGTTGGCAGCTTGTCGCGGAAGACATTCTTGAAGAAGACGGAATTATTTATGAAATTCTGGAGGCACGACCGGGCGATCCGATGCTTCCATATGAGGACAGTACGCGAACGCCGGCAGACCTCGTAGAGATAGGCCCCCACTTGTGGCATAAGAAATCCCCGGTGCTGCATAAGAAATGGTCACTTGAGTGTGCCAAGCTGCGGATGGTGCTTGACCAGATGACCAAAGCGAAAAGTGCAGAGGCCGAAAGCCGCAGGGAGGAAATGGAGAAGAGATTGAATTGGATGGAGGAGATGCTTGCGTGTATGCAAACGGACAGCGTATAA
- a CDS encoding Nif3-like dinuclear metal center hexameric protein, with translation MYANGQRIIQYFEQFAPKHLAMEGDKIGLQVGTLQKEVKKVMIALDILENVVDEAIAEGVDLIIAHHAVIFRPLKNLRTDLPAGRLYEKLIKHDIAVYIAHTNLDVAEGGINDLMAEALGLTDVDILEKWHEQKLKKIVVYVPVSHVDVVRNAMTQAGAGWIGQYSHCSFSVSGTGTFMPHEGTTPYIGEQDKLEQVEEVRLETIMPGDIQTRVVKAMTAAHPYEEVAYDIYPVEQAGTTWGIGRIGKLPQAMELGAFAEQVKKAFGVSGARVVGELDRPVRKVAVLGGDGNSFVSKAMFRGADVLVTGDIYYHTAHDAMAGGLSIVDPGHNVEKIMKQGVQKVLAKRLHDDHLDTEVIVSRVNTDPFTFV, from the coding sequence GTGTATGCAAACGGACAGCGTATAATCCAATACTTTGAACAATTTGCCCCGAAGCATCTGGCGATGGAAGGGGATAAAATCGGGCTACAGGTCGGCACCTTGCAAAAAGAAGTTAAGAAAGTAATGATTGCCCTCGATATACTGGAGAATGTAGTCGATGAAGCAATTGCAGAGGGTGTAGATTTGATTATTGCACATCATGCCGTTATTTTCCGTCCGCTCAAAAATTTGCGCACCGACTTGCCGGCAGGCCGTCTATATGAGAAGCTCATCAAACATGATATCGCCGTATATATCGCGCATACAAATCTTGATGTAGCAGAAGGTGGCATTAACGATCTGATGGCCGAAGCACTTGGGCTAACTGACGTGGACATACTAGAGAAGTGGCATGAACAGAAGTTGAAAAAAATCGTCGTCTATGTCCCGGTATCGCATGTGGATGTGGTACGTAATGCTATGACACAGGCCGGAGCGGGATGGATCGGTCAGTATAGCCATTGCTCGTTCAGTGTAAGTGGAACGGGCACGTTTATGCCGCATGAAGGTACGACTCCCTACATTGGAGAGCAGGATAAACTCGAGCAAGTGGAAGAAGTACGGTTGGAGACGATTATGCCCGGAGACATACAGACGCGCGTCGTGAAAGCGATGACAGCAGCGCATCCGTATGAAGAAGTTGCCTATGACATCTACCCGGTTGAGCAGGCAGGCACAACATGGGGCATTGGCCGCATTGGGAAATTGCCACAGGCGATGGAACTCGGGGCATTTGCCGAGCAGGTGAAGAAAGCATTCGGCGTATCCGGTGCGCGTGTTGTTGGAGAGCTGGACCGCCCGGTGCGCAAGGTGGCCGTTCTCGGTGGCGATGGCAACAGCTTTGTCTCGAAAGCGATGTTTCGTGGGGCGGATGTACTTGTGACCGGCGATATTTATTACCATACCGCGCACGATGCGATGGCAGGAGGTCTCTCGATTGTAGACCCGGGTCATAATGTTGAAAAGATTATGAAGCAGGGCGTGCAGAAGGTGCTTGCAAAGCGTCTGCACGACGATCATCTGGATACAGAAGTAATTGTATCCCGTGTAAATACAGACCCGTTTACTTTTGTATAA
- the rpoD gene encoding RNA polymerase sigma factor RpoD produces the protein MTKKAESKPEVEVTLDQVKEQLIGQGKKRGTLTYKEIMERLSTFDQDSDQIDEFFEYLTDQGIEVSNESEEDDEEPIIPRDEENEENEDYTFDDLSVPPGIKINDPVRMYLKEIGRVPLLSAQEEIQLAKRIETGDEEAKRRLAEANLRLVVSIAKRYVGRGMLFLDLIQEGNMGLIKAVEKFDYQKGYKFSTYATWWIRQAITRAIADQARTIRIPVHMVETINKLIRVSRQLLQELGREPSPEEIAEKMDLTPEKVREIMKIAQEPVSLETPIGEEDDSHLGDFIEDQDALAPSDAAAYELLKEQLEDVLDTLTEREENVLRLRFGLDDGRTRTLEEVGKVFGVTRERIRQIEAKALRKLRHPSRSKRLKDFLE, from the coding sequence ATGACGAAAAAAGCAGAAAGCAAGCCTGAGGTGGAAGTAACCCTCGACCAGGTGAAGGAACAGTTAATTGGCCAGGGTAAAAAGCGGGGCACGCTTACGTATAAAGAAATCATGGAACGCCTCTCTACCTTTGATCAGGATTCGGATCAGATTGATGAATTTTTCGAATATTTAACTGATCAAGGCATTGAGGTCAGCAATGAATCAGAAGAAGATGATGAAGAACCGATCATCCCACGCGATGAAGAGAATGAGGAGAACGAAGATTATACATTCGATGATCTATCCGTGCCACCGGGTATTAAGATCAACGATCCGGTTCGGATGTATCTGAAAGAAATCGGTCGGGTTCCTCTTCTGTCTGCCCAGGAAGAGATTCAACTGGCAAAGCGCATTGAAACTGGTGATGAAGAAGCGAAGCGTCGTCTGGCAGAAGCGAATCTTCGTCTTGTTGTCAGCATTGCGAAGCGCTATGTAGGCCGTGGTATGCTGTTCCTTGATTTGATTCAGGAAGGCAACATGGGTTTGATTAAAGCGGTAGAAAAGTTCGATTACCAGAAGGGCTACAAGTTTAGTACGTATGCAACATGGTGGATTCGCCAGGCTATCACGCGTGCGATCGCGGACCAGGCGCGAACCATTCGGATTCCTGTGCATATGGTCGAGACGATTAACAAACTGATTCGTGTTTCCCGCCAGCTGCTTCAGGAGCTTGGTCGTGAACCGTCTCCAGAAGAGATCGCAGAAAAAATGGACCTTACGCCAGAAAAGGTTCGCGAAATTATGAAAATTGCGCAGGAACCGGTATCTCTTGAAACACCAATCGGGGAAGAGGACGATTCTCACCTTGGTGATTTCATTGAAGACCAGGATGCATTGGCTCCATCGGATGCGGCAGCTTATGAGCTACTTAAAGAACAGCTAGAAGATGTTCTCGACACACTGACAGAACGGGAAGAAAATGTACTTCGTCTTCGCTTTGGCCTTGATGATGGTCGTACTCGCACACTGGAAGAAGTGGGCAAAGTATTCGGTGTAACACGGGAGCGTATTCGTCAAATTGAAGCAAAAGCACTGCGCAAGCTTCGTCACCCAAGCCGAAGCAAACGGCTGAAAGACTTCCTAGAATAA
- a CDS encoding acyl-CoA dehydrogenase, with product MNFTLTDEQKMIKNTIRDFAEGEVEPGASERDRTGEFPLEAFKKMAELDLMGLPFPEEYGGAGADTISFAIVVEELSRVCASTGITYSAHVSLGGAPINMFGTHEQKVKYLTPVARGEYFGAFGLTEPNAGSDAGGTRTVAIQDGNEWVINGSKCYITNASYAKNLALTAVTDKEKGTSGITAFIVPTDAPGFSVVDDYEKLGLNASNTTQLFMEDVRVPEENMLGKRGEGFKQFLAVLDGGRIGIGAMSVGVAQGAYEKALAYANERMQFGRSLSKFQAIQFKLADMAMNIELARTMVYKAAWLKDNGRKFTKEAAMAKLFASEICMRVCDQAIQIHGGNGYMREYQVERFFRDAKLLEIGEGTSEVLRMVIARQIGCQ from the coding sequence ATGAATTTCACCCTGACAGACGAACAGAAAATGATTAAGAATACGATTCGTGATTTTGCGGAAGGCGAAGTCGAGCCGGGTGCATCGGAACGTGATCGTACAGGAGAGTTTCCGCTTGAAGCCTTCAAGAAGATGGCGGAACTTGATTTAATGGGATTGCCATTCCCGGAAGAGTACGGCGGTGCAGGAGCTGACACAATCAGTTTTGCGATTGTAGTGGAAGAACTGAGCCGTGTGTGTGCATCGACAGGCATTACATATTCAGCGCACGTTTCGCTTGGTGGTGCACCAATCAACATGTTTGGAACACATGAGCAGAAAGTGAAGTACCTCACGCCGGTTGCACGGGGTGAATACTTTGGCGCATTTGGGCTGACTGAACCGAATGCCGGATCAGACGCAGGGGGTACGCGTACCGTTGCGATACAGGATGGCAATGAATGGGTGATCAATGGCTCGAAATGTTACATTACGAACGCTAGCTATGCGAAAAATCTCGCACTGACTGCTGTTACTGATAAAGAAAAAGGAACAAGCGGCATTACGGCATTTATTGTACCGACTGATGCGCCAGGGTTCTCGGTTGTGGATGACTATGAGAAGTTGGGACTGAATGCGTCTAATACAACGCAATTGTTTATGGAAGATGTACGGGTGCCAGAAGAAAATATGCTTGGTAAACGCGGAGAAGGCTTCAAACAGTTCTTAGCTGTGCTTGACGGTGGCCGTATCGGCATTGGAGCTATGTCAGTAGGTGTGGCACAAGGCGCATATGAGAAAGCGCTTGCGTATGCGAATGAGCGGATGCAGTTCGGACGAAGTTTGTCGAAGTTCCAAGCGATCCAATTCAAGCTTGCTGATATGGCGATGAACATTGAATTGGCACGTACAATGGTGTATAAAGCGGCGTGGTTGAAAGATAACGGTCGTAAATTTACAAAGGAAGCAGCGATGGCGAAGCTGTTTGCTTCCGAGATTTGCATGCGCGTCTGTGATCAGGCGATTCAGATTCACGGTGGCAATGGATATATGCGTGAATACCAGGTGGAGCGCTTCTTCCGTGATGCAAAGCTGCTTGAGATTGGAGAGGGAACATCTGAAGTGCTACGTATGGTCATTGCCCGCCAGATTGGCTGTCAATAA
- a CDS encoding AMP-binding protein, with product MSEPVSITIGDLLDQTAAQLPDKEAVVYPELGLRYTFSEFQTLCNQVARGLLALGIQPGENIAAWTSNLPEWITVQFGSAKMGAVLVTVNTSYRTHELEYLLRQSESTTLILMEEFRGVSYVDMIYEICPELADCEPGQLKAKHLPHLRNVILIGKTRRQGMYMWSDVLEKAAIVSEDERVQVQNSLQPDEVINMQYTSGTTGFPKGVMLSHKNIVNNAINVAGCQNMTEADRVCIPVPFFHCFGCVMGTLACVATGATMVPIISFDPLSVLQAVQDEKCTALYGVPTMFIAELNHPDFEQFDLRSLRTGIMAGSPCPAEVMKKVVDVMGAREITIAYGQTESAPVITQTRPNDTIDQRVSTVGRVLPHVEAKIVDPATGEELGVGEQGELCTRGVHVMKGYYNMPEQTTRAIDHEGWLHTGDLATVDEDGYYRITGRLKDMIIRGGENVYPREIEEFLYTHDQIVDVQVVGLPDELYGEQILACIKVKEGEVLTVEEVKEYCRGKIARYKIPHYVQIVEEYPMTASGKIQKFRLREQAIAVLGIK from the coding sequence TTGAGTGAGCCGGTATCGATTACAATTGGGGATTTGCTCGATCAGACGGCTGCCCAGCTTCCAGACAAGGAAGCTGTTGTGTATCCAGAACTAGGGTTGCGTTATACGTTTTCCGAGTTCCAAACTCTATGCAATCAGGTAGCCCGCGGTTTACTCGCTCTGGGGATTCAACCAGGTGAGAATATCGCTGCTTGGACGAGCAATCTGCCGGAGTGGATAACCGTCCAGTTCGGGTCCGCCAAGATGGGGGCAGTACTCGTAACGGTGAATACGAGTTATCGTACACATGAATTGGAGTATTTGCTTCGCCAGTCCGAATCCACGACCCTTATATTGATGGAAGAATTCCGTGGCGTAAGCTATGTGGATATGATATATGAGATTTGTCCCGAGCTTGCGGACTGTGAGCCGGGGCAGCTTAAGGCGAAACACCTCCCACATCTGCGCAATGTCATTCTAATCGGGAAGACACGTAGGCAGGGAATGTATATGTGGTCAGATGTTTTGGAGAAAGCGGCCATAGTATCTGAAGACGAGCGAGTTCAAGTTCAGAATTCCTTGCAGCCGGATGAAGTGATTAACATGCAGTATACATCCGGTACAACGGGTTTCCCTAAGGGAGTCATGCTGTCGCATAAAAATATTGTGAACAATGCAATTAACGTGGCAGGCTGTCAGAACATGACGGAAGCAGATCGGGTCTGCATTCCGGTTCCGTTCTTCCATTGCTTTGGTTGCGTTATGGGCACGCTGGCATGTGTGGCTACAGGTGCTACCATGGTTCCGATCATCTCGTTTGATCCGCTTAGCGTACTTCAGGCGGTGCAGGATGAGAAATGTACAGCACTGTACGGTGTACCGACGATGTTTATTGCGGAGCTGAATCATCCGGATTTTGAGCAGTTCGATCTGCGTTCCCTTCGAACCGGCATTATGGCGGGATCACCGTGTCCGGCCGAAGTGATGAAAAAGGTCGTCGATGTAATGGGTGCCCGCGAGATTACGATTGCATATGGGCAGACAGAGTCCGCACCGGTGATTACGCAGACGCGTCCGAATGACACGATTGATCAGCGCGTGTCGACCGTGGGCCGCGTTCTTCCACATGTCGAAGCGAAAATTGTGGACCCGGCAACAGGTGAGGAGCTCGGAGTTGGGGAGCAGGGCGAGCTTTGCACCCGTGGCGTACATGTCATGAAAGGCTACTATAACATGCCGGAACAGACGACGCGGGCAATTGATCATGAAGGTTGGCTGCATACCGGAGACCTGGCGACAGTAGACGAGGATGGATACTATCGGATTACGGGTCGACTCAAAGACATGATCATTCGCGGCGGAGAAAATGTCTATCCGCGTGAGATTGAAGAATTCCTCTATACACATGACCAGATTGTAGACGTACAGGTTGTTGGGTTACCGGACGAGCTGTACGGTGAGCAGATTCTTGCGTGCATTAAAGTCAAGGAAGGCGAAGTGCTCACAGTGGAAGAAGTGAAAGAATATTGCCGGGGTAAAATTGCTCGCTACAAAATCCCGCATTATGTACAGATTGTAGAGGAGTATCCGATGACGGCATCCGGTAAAATTCAAAAATTCCGTCTGCGTGAACAGGCGATTGCGGTGCTTGGGATTAAATAA
- a CDS encoding acyl-ACP desaturase, with amino-acid sequence MLLTSHLDHRLEKKFKELYETHLERSRAIDWSYHEFLPWDQGQDFKRVPYEPGQGNLTESLRIAVETALLTEVNLPWFTSYLNETFRGSFSVMHDFIHTWTAEEDQHSSLLETYLLLTRNGDPRSIHDLRKQTVEHGWVGHFTTPLETLAYTTLQELATMVFYNNVARVAREEDPILSTLLRRLSKDEVLHYAFYRDAVKAHLEVDENYVYHLAGVMINFTMPGAVMPDYDGRMNVIAKEAYGPIEYFDQVYEVLMDYWGIESLRPSAPEAEEARQRIIVHYGRLKRVCTRLRAAKQKNR; translated from the coding sequence TTGCTTTTAACAAGTCATTTAGACCATCGTTTGGAAAAAAAGTTCAAAGAGCTGTATGAGACCCATCTAGAGCGTTCGAGAGCGATCGACTGGAGCTACCATGAGTTTTTGCCGTGGGATCAGGGCCAAGATTTCAAACGCGTTCCATATGAACCGGGACAGGGTAACCTGACAGAGAGCTTGCGCATTGCTGTCGAAACGGCACTGCTGACCGAAGTGAATCTGCCGTGGTTTACTAGCTACCTGAACGAAACGTTTCGCGGTTCATTCAGCGTAATGCACGATTTTATCCATACATGGACAGCAGAGGAAGATCAGCACTCCAGTCTGTTAGAGACGTATTTACTGCTGACGCGCAATGGCGACCCGCGTAGCATTCATGACCTGCGCAAGCAGACCGTCGAACACGGCTGGGTTGGACATTTTACAACACCGTTGGAGACGCTTGCATATACAACCTTGCAGGAGCTAGCTACAATGGTATTCTACAATAACGTAGCCCGTGTAGCGCGAGAAGAGGACCCGATTCTGTCGACACTTCTGCGCCGCCTGTCTAAAGATGAGGTGCTGCACTATGCGTTTTATCGTGATGCAGTAAAAGCGCATCTTGAAGTAGACGAGAATTACGTATACCATCTTGCCGGGGTTATGATTAACTTCACAATGCCAGGCGCTGTAATGCCAGATTACGATGGGCGGATGAATGTCATTGCCAAGGAAGCATATGGCCCGATTGAATATTTTGATCAGGTTTATGAAGTGCTGATGGATTACTGGGGGATTGAATCACTCCGTCCAAGTGCGCCGGAAGCAGAAGAAGCACGTCAGCGCATCATCGTCCATTATGGTCGCTTAAAACGAGTCTGCACCCGTCTGCGTGCCGCAAAACAAAAAAATCGCTAA
- a CDS encoding pyruvate, water dikinase regulatory protein, producing the protein MFPPFFNESTVYVVSDSVGETAEFVVKAAASQFASESLHIRKFPYIEDEGTLNEIIRAAADTKAIIAYTIVIPHLRTYMEQKAAEAGVTAVDLMSPIVGALEKYLDREPSCKPGLVRQLDEDYFRKVDAIEFAVKYDDGRDPRGILRADVILIGVSRTSKTPLSMYLANKRYKAANVPLVPEVAPPEELFLVPKERCIGLVIEPDQLNMIRTERLKSLGLTAQANYASMERIKVELAYSRTILEKVGCVVLDVSNKAVEETATLIMSMLKQNQRGS; encoded by the coding sequence ATGTTTCCCCCATTCTTCAATGAATCGACTGTATATGTTGTATCTGACTCTGTAGGCGAGACAGCCGAGTTTGTTGTGAAGGCGGCTGCCAGCCAATTTGCCAGTGAATCGTTGCACATCCGCAAGTTTCCATATATCGAAGACGAAGGCACATTGAACGAAATTATTCGCGCGGCTGCTGATACGAAAGCCATTATTGCGTATACCATTGTCATCCCGCATCTGCGTACGTATATGGAACAGAAGGCGGCGGAAGCAGGGGTAACAGCGGTTGATCTAATGAGCCCGATCGTCGGTGCTCTTGAGAAGTACTTGGATCGTGAACCTAGCTGTAAGCCGGGACTGGTTCGCCAACTGGATGAAGACTATTTCCGTAAGGTCGATGCTATCGAGTTCGCGGTTAAGTATGACGATGGCCGAGATCCACGTGGTATTTTGCGAGCGGATGTCATTCTAATCGGAGTATCTCGTACATCAAAGACACCGTTGTCGATGTATCTTGCTAATAAGCGTTACAAAGCGGCGAATGTCCCGCTTGTTCCGGAAGTAGCACCACCCGAGGAGCTGTTTCTTGTTCCAAAAGAGCGTTGTATTGGCCTGGTGATTGAGCCGGATCAATTGAACATGATCCGAACTGAACGACTGAAATCACTTGGTCTGACAGCGCAGGCGAACTATGCCAGCATGGAACGCATCAAGGTAGAGCTTGCGTATTCCCGGACGATTCTGGAGAAGGTCGGCTGTGTGGTGCTGGATGTGTCGAATAAAGCTGTCGAAGAGACGGCTACCTTGATCATGAGCATGCTGAAGCAGAATCAGCGAGGTTCATAA